ATAGGTAGCGTCCATTCCTCTTCCCACGATTCTGGTGATTGTTATCGGGGATTTTTTGGTTTCCTCGTAGTCCATGAGGATGAACCTGTTTCCAACCATGGGAAACGGGGCTAAGGTCGACAACTCCTCGTCATCGGTCGTTTTCCTTCGAAGGATAAAACCTCCTTTGTCCTGGAGAACGACTTGTTCCCAAATGCGATTGGCTTTTCTATCCGTCAAGGTGTGATAAGACTCAAACATGAAAGAACTCCGGTGGGCAGGTTCATCTTACCACGAATACGTCCGCTCGCATGCGACCAAATCGCCGATCAAGAACTTTCTTCAAGAGTGGTATTACTGGTTTGGCCAAATCGGTGGAAGTCGCAGTTAGGAAGTTGTCCTTTACCGCGGTTTGATCGCACTTTGAAATTAGAATAGCCGAATAGTTATTGAATTGCCAATCGTCGATTACGCTGCGAATTTGGTAAGGGAATTGACCTGTTAAGTCGGTTTTTCCCCGCCGTCTTTGATCGGTGATAAATCGTACCTCGCTCCTACCCCGCCTCGTGTCTGTACAATTTTCCTTTTCCTTTTTGCTGAGGCTTAGGATTCGCGCCAAATTAAGTTACCGAATTCTTAGTACCTATGAGGGATGGATTTCATAGTTCCACTCGCCGTGAAATTCGTTTCGTTTGATATTGCACTCCGCCAGTTTTTCATCGCTCACTTTTCGGCCTTTTTCATAGGAATTTTCGTCGACCCAAACATGGACTTCCAACCCCGTTTCCGTCGTCGTCGCGGCTATCGATTCGACCACTACCTCCAAGGTTTCCAAAGGGACGCCCTGCCAATTCCGTGTAATGTGGCAAAACAACCGATGTTCGATCTTGTTCCACTTGCTCATTCCGGGCGGATAATGACAAACCTCGATGATCAATCCCGTCTGATCCGCCCACCTCTGCAACTCCACTTTCCACAGACGGCACCGCGAGCTGTTACTCCCTCCGCTGTCCGCGGTTACCAACAACCGTTTCGCACTCCCATAACGCTTGCGGCCCAATTTCTCCCACCAACGCCGAATCGCACCGACCGCAAACTCAGCCGTGTCGCGACTGATTCCTACCGACACTCCCGCCTCATTGCCCTGAATGTCGTAAACGCCGTACGGCACGATCTTGCCCAATTCCGGATCCGGAAAATCATGCGTCTTGACTTGCTGAGGAACCCCTTGAGGCCGATACGTTTTCCCCGGATTCTTCAGATTTCCCAGCGTTTCTTTCTTCTTGGTGTCAACCGAAATCGCTGGCTCTCCTCGACGCTGACGCGCTTTCACCCGATTGGATATATGGTGAAATTGGCCGTCCCGATCCGGATGCTGACGACCTTCCCGCGTTTTGCGATTGCCCTGCAAACTATACTTCATCTCAATCAGCAGACGACGCACCGAAGTCGCACTCACCTTGTAACCTTGCTTTTTCAGTTCAGAGGCCAGTCGATAAGTACTCTTGATCGTCCAACGCAAGGGATTCATCGGAGAACCCCGAACCGTTGGCTCGATCAGACCATTTAAAGCGTCCCGCAGGTCTGGTTGC
The genomic region above belongs to Telmatocola sphagniphila and contains:
- a CDS encoding ISAzo13 family transposase, with protein sequence MQDAATIEAIREKYMVLLDDLDERGRRRWAAVESRALGHGGITAVALATGLSDRTIRTGLKELDDPDPLPGSRQRRSGGGRKSHTVTQPDLRDALNGLIEPTVRGSPMNPLRWTIKSTYRLASELKKQGYKVSATSVRRLLIEMKYSLQGNRKTREGRQHPDRDGQFHHISNRVKARQRRGEPAISVDTKKKETLGNLKNPGKTYRPQGVPQQVKTHDFPDPELGKIVPYGVYDIQGNEAGVSVGISRDTAEFAVGAIRRWWEKLGRKRYGSAKRLLVTADSGGSNSSRCRLWKVELQRWADQTGLIIEVCHYPPGMSKWNKIEHRLFCHITRNWQGVPLETLEVVVESIAATTTETGLEVHVWVDENSYEKGRKVSDEKLAECNIKRNEFHGEWNYEIHPS